TATACTGCTTGGTTAAACGGTCTATTGTAAGCTCCATGATAATTCCTCCGTTTTCTTTACAAATTCATTAACTTGAATTATTACTGTTATAAGTAAAATGGAAAATAAAATAATCCAAAAATGCAAATATGCATCTGTATAGACAATGTGGTATGAATATATTAAAATATTATTCAGTATACTTACAAAACAACTTATTCCACCACATACATAATTTGTTTCTCTAATACTGAAATGCTGAAGAGTGAACAACGATAATATACAAGTAAACAAATATGGTGTAAGAATATAAAGTGAAAATTGTATCAAACTATAATCTGTCTTTCCTACAAGAGCCAATATGATTATCGCAAACACAATAATATTAAAGCTACCTAAAATACCTAATCTAGCAAGTACAACCTCCGAGAATCTATGCTTACAACTCATCTCTAGCTCCTGCATCCTATATGATGTGCTTCTTGCAATTTCTGTAATTGAAACCAACGCCACAAAAGGTAATAGTGAAGATACCGTCCATAATATATTTAGCTCCCTACAATTGAATACGAAAAATGTATAATACAAAACGCTAAGAACCAATATACCCGATACAATCCATACACGTTTTCTTATATATCCTATTTGACTACTTATAAAATCATATTGTGTTGCTTTGGGATAATCAAAATCATTAAGAAATCTCTCTTTCCGTCTAGCTTTTGGTGGATCAAAAGCTGATTTTATATCTTTTTTCAATTTACTATTCAAGAAAATCCTCCTTTCTTATAACTAGTTTCAATTGTTTCAATGCCTTATTGACCTTTCTATGTATACTGAATCTAGATAACCCTGTTATATTACTTATTTCATTCATAGATAAATCATTGGCATAACGCAAAAGTATAATCTCTTGTAGATCATCCGATAACGTAGCAATTGCTTGTTTCATTGCAAAATTAGTCTCGAATTCATCTATAGTATTTTCTGAAGGTATCTCGTCATTTAATAATAGATTTTCTTTTTTCTTATATGTATCCATGCACAGATTTTTTGCTATGGTATAAAGGTAAGCAAGTAATTTACCTCTATTTATGTATGAATTTTGACTAAAGTATTTGAGGAAGGTTTCCTGGGTCAAATCTTCCGCTAGCTGAGGATTATTCACCTTAAAATAACAATATTTATATATTTTGTCGTACTGATCTTCGATATCTAAAGACACTGCAAATCCTCCTTTCATAATGTATAACGAATCACTAGTAAAAAATGTGCGATAATATTTTAATTTTTTTTATTTAAATTATATACTCTATAAAATTATATATAAAACCATTTAAAACAAGAAAAAAACCACATGATATGTAAATATCTTATGATTTTCCCTTGAATGCTGCAATTTGTAAGATACAGCCTCTATTCTATATTAATTTTTCTAACCAGCTTTGATACTATGCTTTAAACCCTCGTGATCTGTTTCCATCAATTATAGTTTCATTGAGTGTCCCTCTACCATAAGTTAAACCAGCATATAATGTTTGGGAATTCTTAATGAGAGACTGATTATTTTGTCCTTGTGCCGCTTGATTGAAACCTTCAAATAATATATTAGCTATTTTCTTCACTTCTATTAATGGTTCTTTATCAAATTTGATAGAAGATTTTATTAGAAGCTTATTAATGTAAATATATAGTGATAACAGGTTTCTTGATATCTCATATGACATATCCAAGTTATCTGTTAGTTCTCTATGATATTTATGTACTTTAACCATATTCTGGTTATAGGCATCTTCATTTCTATTATCAATAGCTTCTATAGATTTATCAATTTCTTTCAGGAACAATTCATAAGTAATCAACAATAATTGTTCTCTACCTGCGTTAACAACTCTATTCTGATATGTTTTAACTGTATCGTCTATCATTATAACATTCCTTTCGGGATATAATAATACTACATTAACCTTTATGTACTCTAGCTATTTAACCTTGTAATAATTGCAAAATAGATTGTGGTCTTTGATTAGCTTGAGCTAACATGGAAGTTCCTGCTTGGGCTATAACATTTCTCTGAGTATATTGAGCCATCTCATATGCCATATCTGCATCTTGAATCCTTGATAAAGCTTCTGTCATACTTTCTGAAGCAACACTTAAGTTATTAACAGTATGCTCTAATCTATTTTGGTAAGCACCTAACTTAGCTCTAATGGATGAAACTTGATTGATTGCTTCATCTACAACACCTATTGCTATCTGTGCTCCATCAGCCGTTGATAGATTAAGAGTATGGATTCCAAGAGCTTTTGGTGATAGGTTAGGTATTCTTATCTCCATGAATTGACCTTCATTAGCACCTATTTGTAAGTCTAGTGGTCCAGCATCCAGAACACTTACATTGGTTTGGTTACATATTGTTGCCTTGTATGCAGAAAGAGCGCTTATAGCTTGTCCTCTTGTTGGATTTCCTGTCATACTCATTATATTATCAATAATATCTGACTCACTTATATTTGGATCTTTTAATCCAGTGGTAATTATAGCTTCAGATCCAGATAATATAGATTTAGCCTCTTTTTCTCCTTCAGCTAGAATGGCATTAGTTACAGATGATACATCAGTTGTATCTGGTATACTTATTGCTTTACATGCAGCTTTTTCTGCATCCTCTATTGTTTTACCAGTCCCTACTGCATTCATAAAAGCCTTTACATAATCTTCTGCTTGTTCCTTTGTAATTTTATTTCCACTAGTATCTGTAATATTTTCAGCTTCTTTTATTCCTTCTATATATGCATCATTATTAGCTGTAATTCCTTCCACAGCCTCAAATTTCATTTCAAAACCATTAATATCCGTAACAGTTACGATATTACCCTTAGTTGAAATTGTAGCAGTTGCAGAAAAATCACTATTTGAACTATCAATACTAGCCTGAACATCTTCTCCCGTTACCTCTTGTGTTGATAAGCCAAGTTCACCTAATAATTTATTGGAACCTTTTAGATCTAATTTATGTTCTGAACCATATTGTTTCATCTCAAACTCTAATGTCATATGGGCACCAAAAGCAAACTGTCCTTGAGCTCCTCCGCTATCTCTTGCAGTTAAAGTTGCTCCTACTTTTTCTGCTAATCCTCTTAACTTATTAAAAACTATATCAGCTGTATCAGTTTGATATATTTTTACCTCTTCCCCATTAAGACTAATAACACCATCATCAGTTATAGAATTGCAATCGGTTGATGTAATCTTTGCTTTTGTTGCATCAGATGTTATATTTAATTTGTAATCACCTGGCTCAACTGTATCAGATAGAGATACGATCTGTGCTATATTCTCATAATTAGGAAATGCTCTTCTGTCTATTTCACCGTTTAACAATTTTCTTTCATTGAATTCTATGTTATCAGATATTCTAAGAATCTCTTCTTGAAGTTGATTTACTTCTTTTTGAATAGCATCTCTATCTTCGTCGTCATATGTACCGTTAGATGCTTGTATTGATAACTCTCTTATTCTTTGAAGCATGGAATGTACTTCATTCAATGCACCCTCTGCAGTTTGAATAAGAGATATTCCATCCATTGTATTCCTTTTTGCTTGGTCTAACCCTCTTACTTGTGTATCCATTTTTTGAGTTATGGCAAGGCCAGCTGCATCATCCGCGGAATGATTAATTCTTAGCCCTGAAGATAATCTTTCTAGTGATTTATCTAATTTAGAATTATTCATTGACAGTTGATGTAAAGCTCTAAGTGCTGGTATATTGTGATTAATTCTCATTGTGACACCCCTTTTTATAAAAAATATAAATCTTTGATTTTGTTTCATTATAATAAAAACATTGCCCTATATTCTTATTCCATATATTCAAAAATATTTTTTATCGTTATAATATTTTTACCTAATAATATTATAAATAAAATTTAAGAATTACGTACATTTCTTAATTACATCTATACACATATTATTTATCGACTTTTTATGCTTTTTAATTTAGGATATACGGTCAAAAGTCTTTAGGCATTATTTATCATTTGTATTGTTCCTTTTTTCATCTAAATTACCTATGAACTCTGCTAATTCCTTAGCTAATAGATAAATATCTTTACTTGATTTATGTCTTTTCTCTTGGTTAGCATTTTCACTTTCTATAGAAATCACCCCTTCTGCAAAAGTACTCTTTTGTATAAGAAAATTCAGTTTAAATTCAACTCACCTTTTCAACTTACCCTAATTAATTCATTCATTTATATAAGGATTTCAAAATTACCTTTTTCAGTCTCTACTGTGTTACTTTTGAATACATTTTGCTTAGAATCTAAAGGTGTTTCAACTATTGTATTCTCATATCTGATCGCAGTCACATTGTATCCCATATCTTCCAAAGTATCTTTTAATTCATTGTGATAATTCATTAAGTACTCTGTTTCACTGTTCTTATTAGATGATATATTAAGTTCTACATCTTTGTCAGATATTTTTATAACTGAATTAACTATGCCTAAGTTCTTGGTCTTCAGGGATAACAATACTTGTGTAGAATCTGTATCATTAATTTTATCTTTATCAATATAATACATATTCAGCTGAGTAATTTCACCATTCAGTATTACTGGTATCTGCATATACCCTTCCTTGTCCTCCAGCTCTTTATTCATATCCAGAATCCTAGTTATATCTGTTAAATCTCTAGTTATATCTATTCTTTTATTTGAATTAAGATAGAATGCATTACCTTTTATCTCTTCTAATTCATTTTGAAACTCTGTGTATAGAGATTCTATTTCTTCTCCATCAGCAAGACGTTCCAAAAGATTACTGAACTTATCCGTCATTTCATTATCTATATCAGAATCATTGATCTCATTCATAAAATGTTTCAGCTTATTACTGAGTTCATTATTGTCTTGTAATAAACTGTTTATAGTATTAAGATTCTTAAGGTTTATAGGAAGTTGAAGGTTCTGCAAAAATTCTATGGATTTGGAGGAAATATTTTTTATTAGATTAAGCTGGTGGCGAATTTCCCTAGTATCTAATGCTTCTATCTCTCTCTCTTCATCTATGAACGATAATATTTCATCTATATCCTTATCCATTATTCCATCTTTCTCTAATAATTCCTTCAAATTATTGGGAGATGCTTTTCTAATGAATTCCTTTATATTGTTTTCCATATATTTCATGTCTATTATATTATCTTCAGAAACTTTGAGTTCAAATTCTTCAATGCTATCTATTAGACCAATATTGCTTTTGTTAACCTCGAAACCTGCTTTTTCAAAAGCCTGCTCTATTTGTTTTCTGATGGATTCCCTATCATATTGTAATTGTTGTAGTGTACCAAAATCATCATCTACATTAACATTGATATCGGTATGTTTACCTCCTGTTTTCCTTAGGTATTTGGCAGCTTCCATTAGGTTGTTAAGTGATAGTTTCATATCCTTTTTCATTAAGAATCCTACTGCTCTTCCCTCTGATTTAGATATGGTGTTGAGCATTCTATAAATACCTATCATACTATTTCTTTCTTTTTCAGTAAGAGAATTGCTTTTATCCATTTCATTAATGCACGGAGCAATCTTATCTGTTAGATCTTCACCCATATATTCATCAAAATCGTTCATATAGTTGATAACTTCATCAATATTCATTTCTATTGGGGATAAGTTATCTTTTATCATATGAGCAACTACATTAGGATGGAGTCTATTTAATACAATACTGACTTGTTGGTCAAGCAACTTAATATTATTTATATTACTTTCTGATATATCCATTTCGTTATAAGCTAGAATTTTAGCAGCTCTTACATTATTAGGATTAATATCTATATCCAAATCTTCCAACATATCTCCCAACTGGTCGAAAGTTTTTGATAGGCTGTCTCCTAGATCTGTTCTAGGTTTGGTTCCTAACTTATCATACATTTCTATAAGTTGGTTATTTTTGTTGATATCACTGTTATCATTATTAGCTATAGCTCCTAAAGTATAATCAATTGCTTTTTTCATAACTTGTCCAAGAATATTATTAGGTCTTCTTTTTGCTTCTGAAACAGTTTCCATAACTTTATTCATTTTGGTTATATTTGATTCTGTAGTTTCGACTCCTACTGATTTTAGTTCGTTTTTAATATTCTGTTGCTCCAGTTTTTTAAGTCCTTCGACAATATCGTTTAATGGCTGGGTATCTATTTTTATTCCATTGTTGATTAATCTATTAGCAGATTCAACTGTCATTTTCAATCGTATTTCTTCTAGTTGTCTTCTAGCAGTTATATACTTGCTTTGATCATCAGCTGATTGTAGTTTGACCTCTTCTTCATGAGGCTTTATTTTTGATTCATCTACAAGATTATCTAGATTAATTGTTTTTCCATCATGTATAAGCTTCCTAAGGTGTTCATCTTTTACCTTAGGAATATTATCCACTATATTTTTTGCTTCCATATAATCTTTTGATTTATCATGATCAGTATTAATATCAGAGGATATATTACTTTCCTTACCATTTTCATTTGATTGGTTGGGTCTGCTAGCCATTAATTCTATATCATCTATTGTCTTATCGTTAATTATGTTATCTACACCTTTAGAAATTATTTCATCAGGTTTAATCTTGCTTTCTATATCTTTTAGATACAAATATTTATCGATATTATCTTTGTCGACTTCAATATCATTCTTAATCAATGTTTTTGCTACGTTCATATTGTCTTTATTGTCTGCAATATCATTATTCTTGAATAATTCTTTGATTTGAGGTTCTAATTGTTT
The sequence above is a segment of the Vallitalea longa genome. Coding sequences within it:
- a CDS encoding DUF6240 domain-containing protein — protein: MNKVWDVSTISCNFTDNGKRTAFTKGNNVYGLIKEKNDKGTLVEVMNRDILIPSNVKIMENVGETCSFTIEETKGDKIKLKYINREQSTRGSQRYTSFKNIWNKNISMSKEMMDIVTSIQNKDKETKQEYNRIIDDTKKQLDKLISKVTDEDIQELINKNYNPEKMTLDIFEKSISNNKVAFKNDDTKKIEEEVNKKLEYYTKIFGNKEEIKSIIKKLKEKNMPVNEHNIMKLRSTLNKYDAIKHLKEEAILNVLKNNIDLTVKKLYEAKYSSVQASVSKSPFSSNNQEQHILTDDEMKQLEPQIKELFKNNDIADNKDNMNVAKTLIKNDIEVDKDNIDKYLYLKDIESKIKPDEIISKGVDNIINDKTIDDIELMASRPNQSNENGKESNISSDINTDHDKSKDYMEAKNIVDNIPKVKDEHLRKLIHDGKTINLDNLVDESKIKPHEEEVKLQSADDQSKYITARRQLEEIRLKMTVESANRLINNGIKIDTQPLNDIVEGLKKLEQQNIKNELKSVGVETTESNITKMNKVMETVSEAKRRPNNILGQVMKKAIDYTLGAIANNDNSDINKNNQLIEMYDKLGTKPRTDLGDSLSKTFDQLGDMLEDLDIDINPNNVRAAKILAYNEMDISESNINNIKLLDQQVSIVLNRLHPNVVAHMIKDNLSPIEMNIDEVINYMNDFDEYMGEDLTDKIAPCINEMDKSNSLTEKERNSMIGIYRMLNTISKSEGRAVGFLMKKDMKLSLNNLMEAAKYLRKTGGKHTDINVNVDDDFGTLQQLQYDRESIRKQIEQAFEKAGFEVNKSNIGLIDSIEEFELKVSEDNIIDMKYMENNIKEFIRKASPNNLKELLEKDGIMDKDIDEILSFIDEEREIEALDTREIRHQLNLIKNISSKSIEFLQNLQLPINLKNLNTINSLLQDNNELSNKLKHFMNEINDSDIDNEMTDKFSNLLERLADGEEIESLYTEFQNELEEIKGNAFYLNSNKRIDITRDLTDITRILDMNKELEDKEGYMQIPVILNGEITQLNMYYIDKDKINDTDSTQVLLSLKTKNLGIVNSVIKISDKDVELNISSNKNSETEYLMNYHNELKDTLEDMGYNVTAIRYENTIVETPLDSKQNVFKSNTVETEKGNFEILI
- a CDS encoding flagellin codes for the protein MRINHNIPALRALHQLSMNNSKLDKSLERLSSGLRINHSADDAAGLAITQKMDTQVRGLDQAKRNTMDGISLIQTAEGALNEVHSMLQRIRELSIQASNGTYDDEDRDAIQKEVNQLQEEILRISDNIEFNERKLLNGEIDRRAFPNYENIAQIVSLSDTVEPGDYKLNITSDATKAKITSTDCNSITDDGVISLNGEEVKIYQTDTADIVFNKLRGLAEKVGATLTARDSGGAQGQFAFGAHMTLEFEMKQYGSEHKLDLKGSNKLLGELGLSTQEVTGEDVQASIDSSNSDFSATATISTKGNIVTVTDINGFEMKFEAVEGITANNDAYIEGIKEAENITDTSGNKITKEQAEDYVKAFMNAVGTGKTIEDAEKAACKAISIPDTTDVSSVTNAILAEGEKEAKSILSGSEAIITTGLKDPNISESDIIDNIMSMTGNPTRGQAISALSAYKATICNQTNVSVLDAGPLDLQIGANEGQFMEIRIPNLSPKALGIHTLNLSTADGAQIAIGVVDEAINQVSSIRAKLGAYQNRLEHTVNNLSVASESMTEALSRIQDADMAYEMAQYTQRNVIAQAGTSMLAQANQRPQSILQLLQG
- the fliS gene encoding flagellar export chaperone FliS gives rise to the protein MIDDTVKTYQNRVVNAGREQLLLITYELFLKEIDKSIEAIDNRNEDAYNQNMVKVHKYHRELTDNLDMSYEISRNLLSLYIYINKLLIKSSIKFDKEPLIEVKKIANILFEGFNQAAQGQNNQSLIKNSQTLYAGLTYGRGTLNETIIDGNRSRGFKA
- a CDS encoding RNA polymerase sigma factor produces the protein MSLDIEDQYDKIYKYCYFKVNNPQLAEDLTQETFLKYFSQNSYINRGKLLAYLYTIAKNLCMDTYKKKENLLLNDEIPSENTIDEFETNFAMKQAIATLSDDLQEIILLRYANDLSMNEISNITGLSRFSIHRKVNKALKQLKLVIRKEDFLE